In Spirosoma aureum, a single genomic region encodes these proteins:
- a CDS encoding M23 family metallopeptidase, which produces MNRLPFSVSMALAMTLSMGLRPIAPALMVSAAQGEVARWAGNCLRCSLEKRAWAAVNGTCYYPVDMDMKPGHYSISRRTTGGKLESAQLIVTEKRCVDENLDNFPKKEYVNVSAQNQARAAQEASRVNPLIAYQAKPRPAVFDLPIGKPASPLPKGVGNFGACRTLNGQPRDRHTGQDYPVSAGKPVLSAANGRVVLAANLFYSGNSVFIDHGNGLVTEYFHLKSFTVKDNQTVTKGERIGLVGETGRVTGPHLHFGVRWQGACINPGFLLVDPSDLAAVN; this is translated from the coding sequence ATGAATAGACTGCCCTTCTCTGTCAGTATGGCACTGGCGATGACTTTGTCAATGGGGCTACGGCCCATCGCTCCTGCACTAATGGTTAGCGCGGCCCAGGGTGAGGTTGCTCGCTGGGCGGGTAATTGTTTACGTTGTAGCCTGGAAAAACGCGCGTGGGCAGCCGTTAATGGTACCTGTTATTATCCCGTTGATATGGATATGAAGCCCGGACACTATTCCATTTCTCGACGTACGACCGGAGGAAAACTGGAAAGCGCTCAGCTCATTGTCACTGAAAAGCGTTGCGTTGACGAGAATCTGGATAACTTTCCTAAAAAAGAATATGTAAATGTATCCGCTCAAAATCAGGCTCGTGCAGCTCAGGAAGCCAGCCGGGTTAATCCCCTGATTGCTTACCAGGCAAAGCCTCGCCCCGCCGTCTTCGATCTGCCTATTGGGAAGCCAGCCAGTCCACTGCCGAAAGGAGTCGGTAATTTTGGGGCCTGCCGCACTTTAAATGGACAACCCCGTGATCGTCACACCGGTCAGGATTATCCGGTATCGGCTGGCAAGCCGGTGTTGAGTGCCGCTAATGGTCGGGTAGTATTGGCTGCCAATCTGTTCTACAGCGGCAATTCGGTTTTTATTGATCATGGCAATGGCTTGGTCACCGAATATTTTCATCTAAAAAGCTTCACGGTTAAAGACAATCAGACGGTTACCAAAGGGGAACGTATCGGTTTGGTTGGGGAAACCGGTCGGGTGACGGGTCCTCATCTGCATTTTGGCGTACGCTGGCAGGGTGCCTGTATCAACCCAGGTTTTCTGCTAGTTGACCCTTCGGATCTAGCAGCTGTAAATTAA
- a CDS encoding transglutaminase domain-containing protein — translation MRNYKIRPLLAFFLLFFSTALTFPTSIGPGIPRPSKYVSIDYTTIDNFARNAPESAAKNLNTLSDYLTSPARTDLAKARSVYAWITSHVRYDESAFSGQRYSSEIDYANRVLRSRKAVCTGFSLLFKHLLGRTGIPVVTIKGYSRTNDSEAGQPIQRVDHEWNAVSLDGDWYLLDIAWAQTTAKPDPNGDLRPNDFFFLTEPLAFAANHFPTDPRWQLLNPTVSKTQFDQFPKVYDAYFRLGFDPEFPKTGLLRTGDALTLSLQNEKDIEFMCSIGQQGGSTATHLPVTIRRSGNTYQLTVPISQRGNSTLYIFAKSKGPRTERVKSYEGIASFTVVKS, via the coding sequence ATGCGAAACTACAAAATCCGGCCCTTACTGGCCTTTTTTCTTCTATTTTTTAGCACAGCGCTGACTTTCCCGACCAGCATAGGGCCAGGCATCCCACGTCCGTCGAAGTATGTATCAATCGATTATACGACGATTGACAACTTCGCCCGAAATGCGCCTGAATCAGCAGCTAAAAACCTGAATACACTCAGCGACTATTTAACGTCACCAGCCCGGACGGATCTGGCAAAAGCCCGATCTGTATACGCCTGGATCACTTCACACGTTCGTTATGACGAGTCAGCGTTTAGCGGTCAGCGGTATTCATCGGAGATAGATTATGCCAATCGGGTATTACGCAGTCGAAAAGCGGTTTGCACTGGCTTTTCCCTTCTGTTCAAGCATTTGTTAGGCAGAACAGGCATTCCGGTCGTTACGATTAAAGGTTATTCCCGTACCAATGATAGTGAAGCCGGGCAACCGATTCAGCGCGTAGATCATGAGTGGAATGCGGTCAGCCTTGATGGCGACTGGTATTTACTTGATATTGCCTGGGCGCAGACGACAGCCAAACCTGATCCCAATGGTGATTTACGCCCGAATGATTTCTTTTTCCTGACCGAACCGCTCGCGTTTGCGGCCAATCACTTCCCAACCGATCCTCGCTGGCAACTGTTAAATCCGACGGTCAGCAAAACGCAATTTGATCAGTTTCCAAAGGTTTACGATGCTTATTTCCGGTTGGGATTTGATCCCGAATTCCCTAAAACTGGATTACTTCGGACTGGAGATGCCTTGACTTTATCGCTCCAAAACGAAAAGGATATCGAATTCATGTGCTCCATTGGCCAACAGGGAGGTTCGACTGCCACCCATCTGCCTGTTACCATCCGACGATCGGGCAATACCTATCAATTAACGGTGCCGATTTCGCAACGGGGTAATTCTACGCTTTACATTTTTGCCAAATCGAAGGGCCCCCGTACAGAACGCGTAAAATCGTACGAAGGGATAGCATCTTTTACTGTCGTCAAAAGCTGA
- a CDS encoding PPC domain-containing DNA-binding protein: protein MTTSDAQSQPDHSTPEAVDATMFTYSIRLRPGQDLKKELDALVQKRRIGAGAMLTCVGSLTDVTLRLANQEGSTVWKGHFEIVSLVGTLSMKGSHLHLSVSDSTGHTIGGHLLDGCKIYTTAELVIGVMPDLDYVREPDPTFGYQELVVKKRKKK, encoded by the coding sequence ATGACAACTTCTGATGCGCAATCACAGCCTGATCACTCAACGCCAGAGGCCGTTGATGCAACGATGTTTACGTACTCGATTCGATTGCGGCCGGGACAGGATTTAAAGAAAGAACTCGATGCTTTGGTACAAAAGCGTCGGATAGGAGCAGGGGCTATGTTGACCTGTGTAGGTAGTTTGACGGATGTAACACTACGTCTGGCCAATCAGGAAGGGTCTACAGTATGGAAAGGTCATTTTGAGATCGTTTCGCTGGTTGGTACGCTCTCCATGAAGGGTAGTCATTTGCATTTATCCGTATCGGATTCAACCGGACATACGATCGGCGGGCATTTGCTGGACGGCTGCAAAATCTACACAACAGCCGAATTAGTGATCGGGGTCATGCCCGATCTGGATTACGTTCGCGAACCCGATCCAACCTTTGGGTATCAAGAGTTGGTGGTCAAAAAGAGAAAGAAGAAATAG
- a CDS encoding histidine kinase dimerization/phosphoacceptor domain -containing protein, which yields MQLIYLRNPFIRLLVRLTCIAGGMLLPFLAPAQIPVVGKVLYEKLAKTQQEFQEAMATGDSLQVAEVCYLLGKRYNALGDYVTAQAWYIRSLRIREPLGPSENIGKTYLRMAENQIRQKQYNQAKRLVSQATANFRHIHSQHGMMGADILMAGVHELGWRMNREKPGSAPVSSLDSSLYYFKQAEQLAISLKKPSDIANVYTCMGNALMQKDGNLALPYLKKAYTINRQEKSPYGIINSSQGLANCYLALGQPLVAKKWLDEAKFIGDTARHGDYWQNGQLEESYAKVYQRMGNWKQAFLHQRKYYSFQVDALTADREGAIARAGMLYESEKKEARLKAQQNELELRQQNLDTQKRLALMTTVLFMLAGLACLVFYWLFRKYRRISEHNAKLVKEQNHRVKNNLQSITNLLGLQFNRLTDPVARKAVEESLLRVEAMALVHQRLYDGDRLIEVDLMQFIPELVNGVLRSYSFGHIQPIYVLSPIWLNADVAINVGLLLNELATNSCKYALPLHPNPMLTVGCQEENGRIQFWYEDNGPGFTLSTKGNSFGMKLIDMITQKLKGKGHFSTENGCRFTLSFDAKAMEFVH from the coding sequence ATGCAATTAATCTACCTCCGTAATCCATTTATCCGATTACTAGTCCGGCTGACATGTATTGCTGGAGGTATGTTACTGCCATTTCTGGCTCCCGCTCAAATACCAGTGGTTGGCAAAGTTCTGTACGAGAAATTGGCAAAAACACAGCAGGAATTCCAGGAAGCGATGGCTACCGGAGATTCGCTGCAAGTGGCTGAAGTGTGTTATCTACTAGGGAAACGGTACAATGCTTTAGGCGATTATGTAACCGCACAGGCTTGGTACATCCGGTCATTACGAATACGGGAGCCATTAGGTCCTTCTGAAAATATTGGGAAGACCTACCTTCGAATGGCAGAGAACCAGATTCGGCAAAAACAGTATAATCAAGCCAAACGCCTTGTAAGTCAGGCTACGGCTAATTTTCGGCATATTCATTCCCAACATGGCATGATGGGCGCTGATATTCTTATGGCTGGTGTACACGAATTGGGTTGGCGAATGAATCGCGAAAAACCAGGTTCAGCGCCTGTTTCTTCACTGGATAGTTCCCTGTATTATTTTAAGCAGGCAGAACAGTTAGCCATCTCGCTGAAAAAACCATCCGACATTGCCAATGTGTATACATGCATGGGCAATGCGTTGATGCAGAAAGACGGGAATCTGGCACTTCCTTATCTAAAGAAAGCCTACACAATTAATAGACAGGAGAAGTCTCCATATGGCATCATTAATAGCTCGCAGGGGCTAGCGAATTGTTATCTGGCTCTCGGACAGCCATTGGTTGCCAAAAAATGGCTGGATGAGGCAAAGTTTATCGGTGATACCGCCAGACATGGCGATTACTGGCAAAATGGCCAACTGGAAGAATCCTATGCCAAAGTTTACCAACGCATGGGTAATTGGAAGCAGGCGTTTCTGCACCAGCGAAAATACTATTCCTTTCAGGTCGATGCGTTAACCGCCGATCGGGAAGGGGCTATTGCCAGGGCAGGAATGCTGTATGAAAGCGAAAAAAAAGAAGCAAGACTAAAAGCGCAGCAGAATGAACTGGAACTTCGTCAGCAGAACCTGGATACACAGAAAAGGCTGGCGCTCATGACAACAGTGTTATTTATGCTTGCTGGTCTTGCCTGCCTGGTATTTTACTGGTTATTTAGAAAGTATCGGCGTATCAGTGAGCATAATGCCAAACTAGTCAAAGAACAAAACCACCGGGTCAAAAACAACCTTCAGTCTATTACGAATTTACTAGGCTTACAGTTTAATCGGTTAACGGACCCTGTAGCTCGTAAAGCCGTGGAAGAAAGTTTGTTACGGGTGGAAGCGATGGCCCTGGTACACCAGCGTTTATATGACGGCGACCGATTAATTGAGGTCGATCTGATGCAGTTTATTCCGGAACTGGTCAATGGGGTTTTGCGTAGTTACAGCTTTGGCCATATTCAGCCAATATATGTGCTTAGTCCAATCTGGCTCAATGCCGATGTTGCCATCAATGTGGGTTTGCTTCTAAATGAGCTGGCCACTAACTCGTGTAAATATGCACTGCCGCTTCATCCTAATCCTATGTTGACAGTAGGTTGCCAGGAAGAAAATGGGCGGATACAATTTTGGTACGAGGATAATGGACCCGGTTTTACTCTTTCCACAAAAGGAAATTCGTTTGGAATGAAACTAATTGACATGATAACCCAAAAGCTGAAAGGGAAGGGCCATTTTAGCACAGAAAATGGATGTCGGTTTACGCTATCATTTGATGCAAAAGCTATGGAGTTCGTGCACTAG
- a CDS encoding response regulator: MDAPLRILIVEDDLFMATDIEENLVRSGYEICGKAHSYEAAIKSMKQSQPDLVLVDIVLDGLPDGIATVKELMRIKWVPIIYLTGNSEEETFNRAKSTFPAAFLHKPFRVRELAAQIDLAMHNFYAGNISGAPGLPDHTFLPTGSGYIRVVKSEIQFVKADRGNSELFLTKSGFHRIYPAKPYQAINISLNLGKLVPYLSPGFYQLSRSLVINLDYLDRIESNQLYIGSHEITIPDGARKPLIDRIQVVRTR; this comes from the coding sequence ATGGATGCCCCGCTACGTATTCTTATCGTTGAAGATGACCTGTTTATGGCCACAGATATAGAAGAAAATCTGGTCAGATCTGGCTACGAAATCTGTGGAAAGGCCCATAGTTACGAAGCAGCCATAAAAAGTATGAAGCAAAGCCAGCCCGACCTCGTTTTGGTTGATATTGTCCTGGATGGACTGCCCGATGGCATTGCTACTGTAAAAGAGTTGATGCGCATTAAATGGGTGCCTATAATCTATTTGACCGGCAATTCGGAAGAAGAAACCTTTAATCGGGCCAAAAGCACTTTTCCGGCCGCTTTTTTACACAAGCCGTTTCGGGTGCGGGAGCTGGCAGCTCAGATTGATCTGGCGATGCACAATTTTTATGCCGGTAATATTTCAGGAGCTCCCGGATTGCCGGATCACACGTTCCTGCCAACGGGTAGTGGGTACATTCGGGTGGTTAAATCCGAAATACAGTTTGTTAAAGCCGACCGTGGTAACAGTGAGCTTTTTCTGACTAAATCAGGCTTTCATCGAATTTATCCGGCCAAACCGTATCAGGCTATTAATATTTCACTGAATCTGGGAAAGCTCGTTCCTTATCTGTCGCCTGGTTTTTACCAGTTATCGCGCTCATTAGTTATCAATCTCGATTATCTCGACCGTATCGAATCGAACCAATTGTATATTGGTTCGCACGAAATTACCATTCCCGATGGAGCCCGAAAACCACTGATTGATCGAATACAGGTTGTTCGAACACGCTAG
- a CDS encoding bifunctional nuclease family protein: MDKIKLEILGLSPSQSQSGSFALVLGEEYGNRRLPIIIGMFEAQAIAIEIEKIVPNRPMTHDLFKQFAEQFKFTVREIVISDLREGIFFAKIVCFDGVRESVIDARPSDAIAIGIRFDVPIYTNESILSEAGITASSNDEEEEQEELVRSSNRPSTRSFGDQLKNASSEELQKMLEEALGNEEYERAAKIRDEMSKRN; this comes from the coding sequence GTGGATAAGATTAAGCTGGAAATATTAGGACTTTCACCTAGCCAGTCGCAATCGGGCTCGTTTGCGCTGGTCTTAGGTGAAGAATACGGGAACCGTCGGTTGCCGATTATTATTGGCATGTTTGAAGCACAAGCCATTGCCATCGAAATCGAGAAGATTGTGCCAAACCGGCCGATGACGCATGATTTATTCAAGCAATTTGCCGAACAATTTAAGTTTACGGTACGAGAGATCGTGATTTCTGATTTACGCGAGGGTATTTTCTTCGCCAAAATCGTTTGCTTCGATGGCGTACGTGAATCCGTGATCGATGCTCGTCCATCCGATGCCATTGCCATTGGTATTCGATTCGATGTACCGATCTATACGAATGAGTCTATCTTATCCGAAGCTGGCATCACAGCCAGTTCGAACGATGAAGAAGAAGAACAGGAAGAACTAGTTCGTTCCTCAAATCGTCCCTCAACCCGATCGTTTGGCGATCAGTTGAAAAATGCCTCTTCTGAAGAGCTTCAGAAAATGCTTGAGGAGGCTCTTGGAAACGAGGAATACGAGCGGGCAGCCAAGATTCGTGATGAAATGAGTAAACGAAACTAG
- a CDS encoding electron transfer flavoprotein subunit alpha/FixB family protein, with translation MSVLIFAELDEGKIKKSSQEALFYGAKVAEQTGTSATAIIIGQADDSELASAGRFGVTKVLHASNAQLNEPNGMAYATVVAAAVQQEGSKVIVLAKSSLADAMTARLAGKLKAGLAANVVELPDLSNGFRVKSSIYTGKAFAYNDLKADIKILAIKKNTITPEETDSTASVDSFSPTLNDADFVISVKSSEKASGDVLLPEADLVVSAGRGLKGPENWGIVEDLAHALHAATACSKPVSDLDWRPHSEHVGQTGLKISPNLYIACGISGAIQHLAGVNSSKVIVVINKDSEAPFFKSADYGIVGDVFDVLPRLTKAVKAL, from the coding sequence ATGTCTGTTCTCATATTTGCCGAATTAGACGAGGGCAAAATCAAGAAATCGTCTCAGGAAGCCCTATTCTACGGCGCCAAAGTTGCCGAACAAACAGGAACATCCGCTACGGCCATTATTATTGGTCAGGCCGATGACAGCGAACTGGCTTCGGCTGGTCGTTTTGGCGTTACTAAAGTGCTTCATGCATCGAATGCTCAGTTAAACGAACCGAATGGCATGGCCTATGCTACTGTTGTAGCAGCAGCCGTTCAGCAGGAAGGTTCTAAGGTGATTGTACTGGCCAAATCATCGCTGGCCGATGCCATGACTGCCCGGCTTGCCGGTAAACTGAAAGCGGGTCTGGCCGCCAATGTGGTTGAGTTGCCCGATTTGTCGAACGGTTTCCGGGTGAAAAGTAGTATTTACACAGGCAAAGCATTTGCTTACAACGATCTCAAAGCAGATATAAAAATTCTGGCGATCAAGAAAAATACGATCACACCCGAAGAAACCGATTCAACGGCCTCCGTTGACTCCTTTAGCCCTACCCTAAACGACGCCGATTTTGTCATTTCAGTCAAAAGTTCTGAAAAAGCCTCCGGAGATGTGCTTCTGCCTGAAGCCGATCTGGTCGTATCGGCAGGTCGTGGGTTGAAAGGTCCCGAAAATTGGGGAATTGTGGAGGATTTAGCACATGCTCTCCATGCAGCTACGGCTTGTTCGAAGCCTGTATCTGATCTGGATTGGCGGCCTCACTCAGAACACGTTGGGCAAACAGGTTTGAAAATTAGCCCAAATCTGTATATTGCCTGTGGAATTTCGGGGGCCATACAACATTTAGCCGGAGTAAACTCCTCTAAGGTAATTGTTGTTATCAATAAGGACTCTGAAGCACCGTTTTTCAAATCGGCAGATTATGGAATCGTCGGCGATGTGTTCGATGTACTGCCGCGCCTGACAAAAGCGGTGAAAGCTTTATAG
- a CDS encoding electron transfer flavoprotein subunit beta/FixA family protein, with translation MKILVCVTSVPDTTTKIAFTDNNTKLNKAGVTFITGPYDDYALARAVELKEKTGASITVINVGEADSEPVIRKCLAIGADDAIRVNAEPTDAYFVAEQIAAIAKENSYDLILMGRESIDYNGGQVHGIVGEMLGFPSISPVMQLDIDGDTAKITREIEGGKEQLEAKLPLVLGCQEPIAEWKIPNMRGIMTARTKPLKIVEPTGTDKLTTVANYELPAPRSAVKMIKADEAETLIQLLRTEAKVI, from the coding sequence ATGAAAATTTTAGTGTGCGTGACGAGTGTGCCCGACACCACCACCAAAATTGCCTTTACGGACAATAACACCAAATTAAATAAGGCAGGGGTGACATTCATTACCGGTCCCTACGATGACTATGCACTTGCCAGAGCTGTCGAGCTTAAAGAAAAGACAGGAGCATCTATAACAGTCATCAATGTGGGCGAAGCTGATTCGGAGCCGGTTATCCGCAAATGTCTGGCCATTGGTGCCGATGACGCTATCCGGGTAAATGCAGAACCGACCGATGCTTATTTCGTAGCCGAGCAAATTGCCGCTATCGCCAAAGAAAACAGCTATGATCTGATTCTGATGGGTCGCGAATCCATCGATTATAACGGAGGTCAGGTACATGGAATCGTTGGTGAAATGCTTGGCTTTCCGTCCATATCGCCCGTTATGCAATTGGATATTGATGGCGATACGGCAAAAATTACGCGGGAAATTGAAGGCGGTAAAGAGCAACTGGAGGCTAAACTGCCTTTAGTTCTGGGTTGCCAGGAACCAATTGCCGAATGGAAAATTCCGAATATGCGTGGTATCATGACCGCCCGGACAAAGCCCCTCAAAATTGTTGAGCCAACTGGCACCGACAAACTCACGACCGTTGCCAACTACGAACTCCCGGCTCCACGGAGTGCCGTAAAAATGATCAAAGCTGATGAGGCAGAAACCCTCATTCAACTCCTCCGCACCGAAGCAAAAGTTATTTAA
- a CDS encoding tetratricopeptide repeat protein — translation MNNDRIQQLIRFVQEEPGEPFNVYALAMEYLNGQPKQAKDYFDQLLVEHPDYLPTYYHAAALYTDLDERDKAAELYEKGIELARVQNNQKALQELQRAQQAFEDDEDEW, via the coding sequence ATGAATAACGACCGTATCCAACAATTAATTCGATTTGTACAGGAAGAACCCGGCGAGCCATTCAATGTTTATGCATTGGCGATGGAGTACCTGAACGGTCAGCCCAAACAAGCAAAGGACTATTTCGATCAGCTCCTTGTTGAACACCCGGACTATTTACCGACGTATTATCACGCAGCGGCTTTGTATACCGATCTCGATGAACGTGACAAGGCGGCCGAACTGTATGAAAAAGGAATTGAACTGGCCCGTGTACAGAACAATCAGAAGGCACTTCAGGAGTTGCAGCGGGCGCAGCAGGCGTTTGAGGATGATGAAGATGAATGGTAA
- a CDS encoding SlyX family protein → MKIFTISLIVATIGLTVRTFAQSQIVTPDNQVVSFQSVNGTNNLFIGQSTSAVVGGTYNTFMGSQAGQSNTTGSYNTYFGYKAGFPNTIGSHNTFIGYEAGKLNTDGDDNVFIGYNAGLNNRRGRNNLIIGPNAGFDAVDGESNTFLGANAVGVGVGLSNATAIGANARVLSSNALVLGNNVNVGIGTSTPNSRLELTAGVDGSSGLRLTNMTANSPASTVTAGKFLTVNDKGDVTLGSRLSALAMQVQPVSENHWADYVFAPSYKLQPLAEVEQYIQQNKHLPGIPSAGEMVKQGVDLTTLLATLVQKNEELTLHLIEQQKRIERLEQQNRQLSKKKK, encoded by the coding sequence ATGAAAATATTTACTATTAGTTTGATAGTCGCCACTATTGGTTTGACTGTGAGGACGTTTGCCCAGAGCCAGATTGTTACTCCTGATAATCAGGTTGTCAGTTTTCAATCGGTCAATGGTACAAATAACCTCTTCATCGGGCAGAGCACCAGCGCCGTCGTTGGCGGAACGTATAATACATTTATGGGAAGTCAGGCCGGTCAGAGTAATACGACAGGCTCCTATAATACGTATTTTGGCTACAAAGCCGGTTTTCCGAATACTATCGGTAGTCATAATACCTTTATCGGCTATGAAGCAGGTAAATTAAATACCGACGGTGATGACAATGTATTCATTGGCTATAACGCTGGTCTGAACAATCGGCGTGGTCGTAATAACCTGATTATTGGACCTAACGCGGGGTTTGATGCTGTTGATGGTGAAAGCAACACATTTCTGGGCGCAAACGCGGTTGGAGTAGGTGTGGGGCTTTCGAATGCAACGGCCATTGGCGCGAATGCTCGTGTGCTAAGCAGCAATGCACTCGTGCTGGGAAATAATGTTAATGTTGGTATTGGAACGTCAACGCCTAACAGCCGGCTTGAATTGACTGCTGGAGTGGACGGAAGCAGTGGCCTTCGCCTGACAAACATGACGGCTAACTCCCCGGCCTCTACGGTTACGGCTGGTAAGTTTCTGACAGTCAATGATAAAGGTGATGTTACGCTGGGTAGTCGTTTATCGGCGCTTGCTATGCAGGTTCAGCCGGTATCTGAGAATCATTGGGCCGACTATGTCTTTGCGCCGAGCTATAAGCTTCAACCGTTGGCAGAGGTCGAACAGTATATTCAGCAAAACAAACATTTGCCGGGTATTCCAAGCGCTGGTGAGATGGTGAAACAGGGCGTAGATCTGACAACATTGCTGGCCACGCTGGTACAGAAAAATGAAGAACTCACTCTGCACCTGATCGAGCAACAGAAACGAATTGAGCGGTTGGAGCAGCAGAATCGCCAATTAAGCAAAAAGAAGAAGTAA
- a CDS encoding helix-turn-helix domain-containing protein has protein sequence MLYRKFLPASHLSTLIECYFVWEKQNSLTQPLCIESPPTGFASMVFNYGDTYRVETGKQTSVLAPSIFLTGQATQSYKLELSGRVGMVGIVFKPAGVSSLLGLPMYEFTNERINLVDILGRRVKSLHEQIAEANNPIERIRLLEQFVNQQLLKKSNTFDRTDYVANLIVERKGIANISEMMDDLYVCRRQFERQFLHKVGVSPKYYARIRRIGYLCAQLASQRWKVSDWHDLIYQCGYYDQSHFIREFTQFTGKRPSQYIKGNLELTNFLS, from the coding sequence ATGCTTTATCGTAAGTTCTTGCCAGCCAGCCATTTATCAACATTAATCGAGTGCTATTTCGTTTGGGAGAAACAAAATAGTCTGACCCAGCCCTTATGTATCGAATCTCCTCCAACGGGATTTGCCTCGATGGTATTTAACTATGGGGACACCTACCGGGTTGAAACGGGTAAACAGACTTCCGTGCTGGCTCCTTCCATTTTTCTGACAGGGCAGGCTACCCAAAGCTATAAGTTAGAATTAAGTGGCCGGGTTGGTATGGTCGGTATTGTATTCAAGCCAGCCGGTGTGTCGTCGTTGTTGGGCTTGCCGATGTATGAATTTACTAATGAACGAATCAATCTGGTTGATATTCTGGGGCGTAGGGTGAAGTCATTGCATGAGCAAATTGCTGAAGCCAATAATCCGATTGAGCGAATTCGTCTCCTCGAACAGTTTGTAAATCAACAACTGCTTAAAAAAAGCAACACGTTTGATCGAACCGATTATGTCGCTAATCTGATCGTTGAGCGAAAGGGCATCGCTAATATCAGCGAAATGATGGACGATCTGTATGTGTGCCGCCGACAATTTGAACGTCAATTTTTGCACAAAGTAGGCGTCAGCCCGAAATATTATGCTCGTATCCGGCGGATTGGATACCTGTGTGCTCAATTGGCCAGCCAACGCTGGAAGGTATCCGACTGGCACGACCTGATCTACCAATGTGGTTATTACGACCAATCGCACTTTATTCGGGAATTTACTCAGTTTACCGGGAAACGCCCATCTCAATATATTAAAGGCAACCTTGAACTAACGAACTTTTTATCCTGA
- a CDS encoding DinB family protein has translation MKKSIIISVLLITLLGISSGASAQKLWTEADRTYTLDNLKRTRDTLIRETENLTDAQWHFHESPDRWSIAEVVEHLALWEIIWAREIGISSRNTPQPELIKTSHPDSYYHDFIMEEKSHISPAFSRPTGFIRGKDNLTFFTRLRDQNIAFAEKTDADMRACFELTATKDPRNLHQVYIYQWGHVDRHLRQIRKVKAHQNYPKETVSTK, from the coding sequence ATGAAAAAGTCAATCATTATCAGTGTATTACTAATTACTTTGTTGGGAATAAGCAGCGGGGCCAGTGCCCAAAAACTATGGACCGAGGCCGACCGGACATATACACTCGATAACCTCAAACGTACGCGTGATACATTGATTCGGGAGACCGAAAATCTCACCGATGCCCAATGGCACTTTCACGAATCGCCCGACCGCTGGTCAATTGCTGAGGTGGTAGAGCATCTGGCCCTTTGGGAGATCATCTGGGCGCGGGAAATTGGTATTAGCAGTCGCAATACACCCCAGCCTGAATTGATTAAAACGAGCCATCCCGATAGCTATTATCATGACTTTATTATGGAAGAAAAGTCGCATATTTCCCCTGCCTTTTCACGACCCACGGGATTTATCAGGGGGAAAGATAATCTAACATTCTTTACGCGGCTGCGCGATCAGAACATTGCCTTTGCCGAAAAAACAGATGCCGATATGCGGGCCTGTTTCGAGTTGACGGCAACAAAAGATCCGCGCAATCTGCATCAAGTATACATTTATCAATGGGGTCATGTCGATCGCCATCTGCGCCAGATTCGTAAGGTCAAAGCGCATCAGAATTACCCAAAAGAGACTGTATCAACTAAATAG
- a CDS encoding nuclear transport factor 2 family protein: protein METVSKTSLTEQTRKGACLAFFSAYQDMDTARMIQLATPDATVHFVPMGDDGKGSFWEFGKGVWQLLIDCFPDLDNTVDSLTTQDDTVVANVAIFGTQAQDFLGITNKGLRFNSDHVFVFRFNDDDRITHLDISWDHAGFSKQLGA, encoded by the coding sequence ATGGAAACTGTTAGCAAAACTTCCCTTACCGAACAGACCCGCAAGGGCGCATGTCTGGCTTTTTTCTCGGCCTATCAGGACATGGATACGGCACGTATGATTCAACTGGCTACCCCCGATGCTACCGTACATTTCGTACCGATGGGCGATGATGGAAAGGGTTCATTCTGGGAATTTGGCAAAGGTGTCTGGCAACTTCTCATTGACTGCTTCCCCGATTTAGATAACACCGTCGATAGCCTGACTACGCAGGACGATACCGTTGTTGCTAATGTCGCAATTTTTGGCACACAGGCGCAGGATTTTCTGGGTATCACAAATAAAGGACTGCGTTTTAACAGCGACCATGTCTTTGTTTTTCGCTTCAATGATGACGACCGCATTACTCATCTCGACATTAGCTGGGACCATGCCGGATTTAGTAAGCAGTTGGGAGCATAG